The following proteins are co-located in the Candida dubliniensis CD36 chromosome 3, complete sequence genome:
- a CDS encoding nucleolar preribosomal-associated protein, putative (Similar to S. cerevisiae URB2;~In S. cerevisiae: nucleolar protein required for normal metabolism of the rRNA primary transcript, proposed to be involved in ribosome biogenesis), with translation MGKSLVTAEAVTKLLRSKDTSITEIVHTANSLLNDELDIYLPGKEVFVLNLLCDRLNDKSNGKFGTWKFNKDVWSLLLSVWSKLNHQKVDRQRVIQKLKTIEIIFIVLQHSNDNEVFSKLFEFLGILFQESYIIADENSAIQLLKCFVEHMDVLQSNESIVTWTELVRDIYIRACSKISLEGSKKFYSKFFEDCCFPLVDYLAISECSSVSPIFKELLIQGVFNSDSTKFYQSSLERDLKKKEVKEESLIYLYTLTVQLLSAKHMTICEGVYSIMASKSPDLAEKLLSILASSKKTISQSFIESIYKVEIADKPFKQLNWDMVKHIFAIDSELAINKSGFLFKTYKSEFQLDDKVVPVAEVIVDGFARNRELSDFFIKVWPKAIKRDEVWESDEFIYIVSQHVKTFSGKQLIAVIESSFNVDKGSQRAIFTAITKGLTNSSVNLVDAVKPTLLDQDSYFNAIENFWSIRYYLLCLYGADFTIAKQNLKQNIDLYYHFTIFRLLELQVVKDYSKSDQKYFIACIEGEKEMIPQVFKRWLVIFNKFFDTDSLIKLISIGYSDIEFGDVFFEQPKLTTSLLKFIAENLQARMDLIASIPIVCFNKSFKKELLNGLFTLFTSNPTKETLENMHYLLGQPTYSSVLETKFDNLLKLLTVGTDESKLIAYNVIKIVWRNNVQQIKNEENHKYVNDAISKLNSYLDSKPQQIISTELEAILIILTNTKEEGLSENMEAELNELNDKFTNYCIETLNDCKTEDLTTIKWLLQTLVMLPSKSSTFENVISCVKRLDSKILKDASIQSTLFQLICKTTDLNHKSLVYVLSLFVSLQPGLNTELYDVLKLLFQKLSKHSQLYFEVFDFFTGSIGTVPVEFSLSFAQIASIFLSTVPKDTSANRYNSKCFTFYVNALQSENECVTMQILTSLKDLLTNQSWVFKQNLLEITLVIVKIGSQRINSFTNQEKIYILSTQIVSHILLYHRFKIATRHHLILNVMSSLLECLADGNSKLSSNAEAASAYARLLSNLCEPSERVGDKMSHLTTSASYFKKLLRKYLSVLLSNYIYFNLKYTFTRAVNDAIMPGIYSVFAVLSQNELRVVNASLDYGGKAFYKTLYNDYKDHGKWKDQ, from the coding sequence ATGGGGAAGAGTTTGGTGACTGCAGAAGCGGTAACTAAACTATTAAGATCGAAGGACACATCCATCACTGAAATTGTCCATACTGCAAATAGTCTTTTGaatgatgaattggatATATATTTACCTGGAAAAGAGGTGTTTGTATTGAACTTGTTATGTGACAGATTGAATGACAAATCAAATGGTAAATTTGGAACGTGGAAGTTTAACAAAGATGTATGGAGTTTGCTTCTTCTGGTTTGGTCGAAATTAAATCACCAGAAGGTTGACAGACAAAGGGTAATacagaaattgaaaactattgagattatatttatagttTTACAGCAcagtaatgataatgaagttTTCTCGAAATTATTTGAGTTTCTTGGTATTTTGTTTCAAGAGTCATATATTATTGCAGATGAGAATTCTGCTATACAGCTATTGAAATGCTTCGTTGAGCACATGGATGTGCTCCAAtctaatgaatcaattgtaACTTGGACTGAACTAGTTCGAGACATATATATCCGTGCATGCCTGAAAATCAGTTTAGAAGGttcaaagaaattttaTAGCAAGTTTTTTGAAGACTGTTGTTTCCCCTTGGTTGATTATTTAGCCATTTCTGAATGTCTGTCTGTTTCACCAATATTCAAGGAGCTATTAATTCAGGGGGTGTTTAATTCAGATTCCACAAAGTTCTACCAATCAAGTTTAGAGCGAGATcttaaaaagaaagaggtcaaagaagaatcattgatatatttataCACTTTAACGGTACAGCTTTTGAGTGCGAAACATATGACAATATGTGAAGGAGTATATTCAATCATGGCTTCAAAATCTCCTGACTTGGCAGAAAAGCTATTGTCTATTTTGGCAAGCAGcaagaaaacaatttctCAATCATTTATAGAGCTGATTTATAAAGTGGAGATTGCTGATAAACcttttaaacaattgaacTGGGATATGGTCAAACACATATTTGCAATTGATAGTGAATTGGCAATCAACAAATCAGGGTTTTTATTCAAGACTTACAAGTCTGAATTTCAGTTGGACGACAAAGTGGTACCTGTTGCAGAAGTAATTGTTGACGGTTTTGCAAGAAATCGTGAGTTGCTGGATTTTTTCATAAAAGTGTGGCCCAAAGCAATAAAAAGAGACGAAGTATGGGAATCAGATgagtttatatatattgtatCACAACATGTTAAAACTTTTTCTGGGAAACAGTTAATCGCTGTAATCGAGAGCTCTTTCAATGTTGATAAAGGAAGTCAACGTGCAATTTTCACAGCAATTACAAAGGGTTTAACTAATTCATCTGTAAATCTTGTTGATGCTGTCAAGCCAACTTTATTAGATCAGGATAGCTATTTCAATGCCATTGAAAATTTCTGGAGTATCCGTTATTACTTGCTTTGTTTGTATGGTGCAGATTTTACTATTGCAAAGCAGAATTTGAAACAGAATATTGATCTATATTACCACTTTACCATTTTCAGATTATTGGAGTTACAAGTTGTTAAGGATTATTCAAAGTCTgatcaaaaatattttatagCTTGCATTGAAGGTGAGAAGGAAATGATACCTCAGGTTTTCAAAAGATGGCTAgtcattttcaacaaatttttcGATACTGATTCCTTGATTAAGTTAATTCTGATTGGATATTCagatattgaatttggcgatgttttttttgaacaACCAAAGCTAACAACTTCATTACTTAAATTTATTGCTGAGAATTTACAAGCCAGAATGGATCTTATCGCTTCTATACCTATTGTGTGTTTTAAcaaatcattcaaaaaGGAGTTACTTAATGGTTTGTTTACATTATTTACGTCTAATCCCACCAAGGAAACACTTGAAAACATGCATTATTTACTTGGTCAGCCAACATATCTGTCTGTTTTGgaaacaaaatttgataacTTGTTAAAATTGTTGACTGTTGGTACTGATGAATCGAAATTGATAGCTTATAATGTCATTAAAATTGTTTGGAGAAATAATGTTCAGCAGATTAAAAATGAAGAGAATCACAAGTATGTGAATGATGctatttcaaaattgaatagtTATTTGGACTCCAAGCCacaacaaataattctGACTGAACTAGAAgcaatattgataatactTACAAACACTAAGGAAGAAGGCTTGCTGGAAAATATGGAAGCGGAGTTGAATGAGTTAAATGATAAGTTTACAAACTATTGTATTGAAACTTTAAATGACTGCAAAACTGAAGACTTGACTACTATTAAGTGGCTATTACAAACGCTTGTAATGTTGCCATCCAAATCTCTGACGTTTGAAAATGTCATTTCTTGCGTAAAGAGATTAGATTCaaagattttgaaagatGCTTCTATTCAATCTACgttgtttcaattgatttgcAAGACAACAGATTTAAATCACAAAAGCTTGGTCTATGTTTTgagtttgtttgtttccTTGCAGCCTGGATTGAATACGGAGTTGTATGACGTATTAAAGTTGTTATTCCAAAAGCTTTCTAAACATTCACAACTATACTTTGAAgtgtttgatttttttacCGGTTCAATTGGTACTGTCCCAGTTGAATTCAGCTTGAGTTTTGCACAGATTGCTTCCATATTTTTGAGTACAGTTCCAAAAGACACTAGTGCCAATCGCTACAACAGCAAATGCTTCACATTTTATGTCAATGCTTTACAATCTGAAAACGAATGCGTGACAATGCAGATTTTGACTAGCTTGAAAGATTTGTTGACTAACCAATCGTGGGTTTTCAAGCAAAATTTACTAGAAATCACTTTGGTTATTGTTAAAATTGGGTCGCAAAGAATAAACTCTTTTAccaaccaagaaaaaatctATATCCTATCAACACAGATTGTGTCCCATATCTTGTTGTATCACAGGTTTAAGATTGCCACTAGACACCACCTCATTTTGAATGTAATGTCAAGTTTGTTGGAGTGCCTAGCAGATGGAAATTCAAAACTATCATCAAATGCAGAAGCTGCATCTGCGTATGCCCGTTTATTGAGCAATTTATGTGAACCATCGGAAAGAGTTGGAGATAAGATGTCTCACTTAACGACTTCTGCAAGctatttcaaaaaattgttaagaaaatatttgtcTGTTTTATTAAGCAATTATATTTACTTCAATTTGAAGTACACTTTCACTCGTGCTGTGAATGACGCTATAATGCCAGGAATTTATAGCGTATTTGCTGTTTTGTcacaaaatgaattgaGAGTCGTTAATGCATCTTTGGATTACGGTGGTAAAGCATTCTATAAAACTTTGTACAATGATTACAAAGATCATGGGAAATGGAAAGATCAATAA
- a CDS encoding small nucleolar ribonucleoprotein SNU13 (Similar to S. cerevisiae SNU13;~In S. cerevisiae: RNA binding protein, part of U3 snoRNP involved in rRNA processing, part of U4/U6-U5 tri-snRNP involved in mRNA splicing, similar to human 15.5K protein) — MSAPNPKAFPLADSALTQQILDVVQQSQNLRQLKKGANEATKTLNRGISEFIIMAADTEPIEILLHLPLLCEDKNVPYVFVPSKAALGRACGVSRPVIAASVTSNDASSIKNQIYGIKDKIETLLI; from the coding sequence ATGTCTGCCCCAAACCCAAAAGCTTTCCCATTGGCCGATTCCGCTTTGACTCAACAAATCTTAGATGTTGTGCAACAGTCCCAAAACTTGAGACAATTAAAGAAAGGTGCTAATGAAGCCACCAAGACTTTGAACAGAGGTATTTCagaattcattattatggCTGCTGATACTGAgccaattgaaattttattgCACTTACCATTGTTGTGTGAAGATAAAAATGTCCCATACGTTTTTGTTCCTTCTAAAGCTGCTTTAGGTAGAGCTTGTGGTGTTTCCAGACCAGTTATTGCTGCTTCTGTTACCTCAAATGATGCATCTTCAATCAAGAACCAAATTTACGGTATCAAAGACAAGATTGAAACTTTGTTGATCTAG
- a CDS encoding vacuolar ATP synthase proteolipid subunit, putative (spliced gene;~Similar to S. cerevisiae VMA3;~In S. cerevisiae: proteolipid subunit of the vacuolar H(+)-ATPase V0 sector (subunit c; dicyclohexylcarbodiimide binding subunit); required for vacuolar acidification and important for copper and iron metal ion homeostasis), whose protein sequence is MSDLCPVYAPFFGSIGCAAAIVFTCFGASYGTAKSGVGICATSVTRPDLLVKNVVPVVMAGIIAIYGLVVSVLVSDSLSQKQALYTGFIQLGAGLSVGLSGLAAGFAIGIVGDAGVRGTAQQPRLFVGMILILIFAEVLGLYGLIVALLLNSRASQDVTC, encoded by the exons atgTCTGATTTATG TCCAGTTTATGCCCCATTTTTTGGTTCTATTGGTTGTGCAGCAGCCATCGTTTTCACATGTTTTGGTGCCTCATATGGTACTGCTAAGTCCGGTGTAGGTATCTGTGCCACATCTGTCACCAGACCAGATTTATTGGTTAAAAACGTTGTTCCAGTTGTTATGGCCGGTATCATTGCCATTTATGGTTTGGTCGTGTCAGTCTTAGTTTCTGACTCTTTAAGTCAAAAACAAGCCTTGTATACTggttttattcaattagGTGCTGGTTTATCTGTTGGTTTATCCGGGTTAGCTGCCGGTTTCGCCATTGGTATTGTTGGTGATGCCGGTGTCAGAGGTACTGCCCAACAACCAAGATTGTTTGTTGGTATGatcttgattttgattttcgCCGAAGTTTTAGGTTTATACGGTTTAATTGTGGCCTTATTGTTAAACTCAAGAGCTTCTCAAGACGTCACTTGTTAA